In Cydia amplana chromosome 13, ilCydAmpl1.1, whole genome shotgun sequence, the genomic stretch GACAGAACACCTGACATTGTGACCCTGAAGGCCATGTCTTAGATAATTTACTTGCCTGTAGCCTAATTTGATCATAATTACCTAACCTAATCTAGCATAAAGATTTACTTTATCCGCCCCTTATGCGGTACGTAAGCGTGGTGCGGCGTACGCGCCTCTCGTCTTCTCCAACCTCGAGCGGCCACTAGGAGAGCCCCCACTAGGGCTGCAATAAGCACGCCGCATGACACCAGCATGGCCGACAATGCGGAGGTTTTTAGACACGTCTGACCTTCGACTGAACCTGAAGAGGAAAGGATTTATTGCAGTTGTGTTGCTGTGGGTAGGGTTTGCAAttcggatccggaatgtatgaaattatccggatctggatccggatccgtcgtgcaaaccctagctgtGGGACGTCTCTCGCCAGGGTTATCTTATCAGATGGGGTCGATTTCTTTGATTTTGGTGTCCTCTTAGAAGACACCAAAGTCAAAGAAATCGCAATCGCATTTGCGAAAGCATATTTTTGAAATTGCTATTTACCACGACAtagatatgtataatatatgtactgaTCCACTAACCCAGCATTTCCCAAACTATGGGTCGCGACCTATTGGTGGGTCGCGAGCGAATATTTAGTAGGCCCTGAGACTACTAGGGCATCTGAGttaggtacaaaaaatattttacagtacatatggggctacttttccgcactagtgcgtaaaatagcacttttcgtgcgatgtcgaaactttaaagtaccatatgtactgtaaaacgttgttcgatacacgtgcgaatagataattcgcaactcgtgtcgatttataacaatcccttcggtcgtgttttaatttatcgccactcgtttcgaatttcctctttttcgcacttgtatcgaaaataactattatgccCCCTTTTTAAGACGGCCGGTGGGTCCCGAATTTGTTAGTTTTTGTTAGGAGCCCAGTCATCTTTGGGAACCACTGTACTAACCACTGCGGGTGGCGAGTTCGCTATCCTCCTCTCCCTCCTGCAGTACGCGGAGTGACTGGAACAGCGAGATGTTCTCAGATAACTGCGGCGGTGCGGGCGGTTCTACTGAGCGCCGACGCACCGATTTCATGTTGCGCCAGTGACATGGTTGAGACTGAAACATGACAATACAGAAAAATTTGTTAGACAAAAAGCTACTGCATATTTTATCCACCTAAGCACGGAAGGGATTAGACTTGCAGTACCTATGTGTAGCAAATTATGTTTGTCTCATCGTCGTGTCGAAACAACTACTTAACTCGATTTAGTGGTGATTTGAGTAGGACTTCTAGGCAATGCTTtccaaatattaaaaaaaaatctagcatCTAGCATCTTTCTTACCGGACACCTCCCGTGGCACATCCGCACACTTGCGTCTCGAATATGCCCAACTCGGACCAGGATCCGCAGAAGCGGGAGACCAGTCTATTCCCCACTTCACTTCTCTCCTTACTCAGACAGCTTGTTCCCCACGTAGTATATATATTCTGTTCTTACCGGGCACCTTCCGTGGCACATCCGCACGTCGCACTCGATGTACAAGGCACTGAACGTTTACATGTACGCGAATACTTGAGTTTTGAATACGCCCGTCTCGGACCAAAGGCCGAGGACacgaaagagagagagagaacagTCCCTTTTCTCACCGGACATCTTCCGTGGCACATCCGCACGTCGCACTCGATGTACAAGGCAGGGGATCCTGTGAACCTAAATGTCTTCATGTACGCGAACACTTGCGTTTCGAACACGCCCGTCTCGGACCAAACGCCGAGGACACGAAAAAGAAAGAGAGAGAATAGTCTCTTTTCTCACCGGACATCTTCCGTGGCACATCCGCACGTCGCACTCGATGTACAGGGCCGGGCCGGCGAGCAGGTAAACCCGAACGCACCCGAACGTCTTCATGTGTACGGGCGTACTCGAGACACAAGTGTTCGCGTAGTGTACTACGCGAACACTTGTGTCTCGAGTACGCCCGTCTCAGACCAAACGCCGAGGACacgaaagagagagagagaacagTCTCTTTTCTCACCGGACATCTTCCGTGGCACATCCGCACGTCGCACTCGATGTACAAGGCAGGGGAGCCTGTGAACCTGAACGTCTTCATGTACGCGAACACTTGAGTTTCGAACACGCCCGCCTCGGACCAGGAACCGCGGAAGCGGGAGATGAGTTTGTCGTCCACTGGGCACCTGAAATCAACGATCAGATTAAGTATAATTCCCACCGGGGGTAACAttgctaataataaataatgtgagcctatatacgtcccactgctgggcacaggcctcctctcatgcgcgagagggcttgggctatagtccccacgctagcccaatgcggattggggacttcacatacacctttgaatttcttcgcagatgtatgcaggtttcctcacgatgttttccttcaccgaaaagctagtggtaaatatcaaatgatatttcgtacataagttccgaaaaactcattggtacgagccaggatttgaacccgcgacctccggattgaaagtcggacgtcatatccactcggccaccaccgcttaagCAACACCGCTTAACATTGCTAAGCTTAAGCTAATTCCGCTGCCATTTTTTTTAAGACAAAATATTAAAAGCTCCTCCAAACTTAGTTATTTAGAGTATTTGAATTGAATAACTTACCCATGCTCGTCAATAAGTTGGATGCGTTTCGTGGCCCCGTTATGTGCGAAGCAATCGTTCACGACGATGTCGAACCCATCTGCAATACAATTACGTAAAAAAGTTAGTTTAATCATGAAATAACACTTCGTGTGTGttatgatataaaataaatgttcttTTGACATCGTGAAATTCAAGTTAAAGTTAAAAGTGCTCTGTCGACAAAGGTATAGCCAACAGCCAACATCGACATATGGAAATAGTTATCTGCCTCTGTCGCTCGaaaatagagaggcagataacgattaTTGATTGTTCTTTGCTGGTGGCAGACCCCGAAACTATGGACATTGGTCGATGATGATGAACACCGAATACAAACTTGTCAATAGACAAAATACAACACGATACTCGTTCCAAAGTTATTTTGATGCTTTATGGACAATTAAATGGTAACGGCATTGATATTGTTCGAGGCAATGAACCTGATCGTCTCAGGATTCTTTCGATTGCACGCACGTTTGGCACGCGATGTGATGATGCCGTTAAATCCAGTGCCCTTAGCGGTGCATGCTTAAATCTATCACTAACCTACTGTAAAATGTCACGCTATTAATTTAGCGTTACACCTGTATAATACAATAATGTTCGAAACAAAGAGCTTTCTCATCGTACCGCTTCCAGCAAATTGCTAAATTATTAAGTACATAGTTCCAGAACAAGGTATTATTAATgaacgtattttattttatttatttacctatgctAGCTTCTATGTTTTCTCATACTGTTTTTATGCCATAGACTACTAACTCCAACCCGTACGGGACCAGACCCACGGCTACACTCGCCTCGTAGTCTGCACGGATCTCCATGTACCACTCCGGTCGGTGAATCTGATATTGCCTACGTTACAAGACTTCTAATGCGTTGCCCAGAAGAACTAAGTCTACTAATAACTCTACCTACTTGTCTACAATATGAACTGACCGTCAGCGGGTCTCCAACCCGTGCGGGACCAGACACGCGGACGCCGCTCGCCCCGTAGCCAGCACGGACCACCATGTAGCACTCCGGTCGTTGCATCTGTTATTGCCTACTTTACAAGACCCCTAATGCGTTGGCCAGAAGAACTAAGTTTCTACATGTCTACACTACGAACTGACCGTAAGAGCTCCTCATGTAGATAAGCAACGTCAGCGGGTCTCCAACCCGCACGGGACCAGACACGCGGACGCCGCTCGCCCCGTAGCCAGCACGGACCACCATGTAGCACTCCGGTCGTTGCATCTGTTATTGCCTACTTTACAAGACCCCTAATGCGTTGGCCAGAAGAACTAAGTTTCTACATGTCTACACTACGAACTGACCGTAAGAGCTCCTCATGTAGATAAGCAACGTCAGCGGGTCTCCAACCCGCACGGGACCAGACACGCGGGCGCCGCTCGCCCCATAGCCAGCACGGACCACCATGTAGCACTCCGGTCGTTGCATCTGTTATTGCCTACTTTACAAGACCCCTAATGCGTTGGCCAGAAGAACTAAGTTTCTACATGTCTACACTACGAACTGACCGTAAGAGCTCCTCATATAGATAAGCAACGTCAGCGGGTCTCCAACCCGCACGGGACCAGACACGCGGGCGCCGCTCGCCCCATAGCCAGCCCGGATCTCCATGTAACACTCCGGCGGTTGTAAGGTAAACACCACCGGGTTGCCTGTCGCCACTCTGCAATCATTGAAAAAATCCATGAAGTATCCTTACTCGTGACTACTATTAAATTTTCTTGGGGGTTGAGCTCTCATCATTAGGGTTTGCGGTGCGGATATAAATTGTATGAAATCATCTGAATAATTTCTGTCAGATCGAAATAATTCCAAAGCAGCATCCAGATCGCAAACGCTATTCTCATTTTCGGGTTGGGAAGTATTTGAAAGGTGACGAATTTGATGTCCCATTCGGAATGCAACTGATGAGATTCTCACTATATACTGACAACGTTCACTGCGTGCCCCGTATATGGGTCACGGCAAGTCTATTACAAAGCCGTAAGGTTAACAATTCAAATTGAACGTGTTTAAAAAGACAATTTACATCTAAACATAGAAATTAATCCTCAGCCGAAAGAATCCTTATCAAGATTTTCTCAAGAAACTATTTCCCAGGAGTTACTAGTGGGCCTTCCCATCAGGCGGGCTGTACGTCACATAGTAGACGTATAAAACATGCTTATCTGTAGGTACCAATTAAAACTTACTCAACGTCTAAGAATGGGAAGGTGACGGTCTTCCAGAAGTCGTATCCGTACTCGCAGGTGACCTTGAAGTGCTCATCCAGCTCCTCCTCGATCAGCGAGTTGTACTGCACCGTGATCGTGTTCCACATCAGGTTCTTCTGCAAGAGTTAAACATACGCGTGTTAAGGATTCGATGtgtgttccattttcgaaaacttttggctGTGGCCGCGATTCCAATATGCGTTGCggatggcacgcctatcgtgtcatacgccacacgttaaaaacattgatgacacgcctgtcgtgccatccgcatCGAAACGGTTAACTTCTAGATACTTATACCTAGACTCTATCCTCCTTAGAATAGCTAGGTTGaggcttgtagcgcgtttacCTATAAAAACGCCATATAaaggccgatacagacggactgcaatttatatgggaactgcacgccgacagCACATCAACtacaacgtcggcgtgcagggGGTCAtatctcgtcgcataataattgattgtcataatgtaatgttacgcataaaactcttttcgcataatttttctccagctgaaacagaaagtattttcgaaaatattttgcataggttgtgtagaacagagtaggttaggttaagtttcttttataatttttcagaaatgttaatagttccagcacaataacaattatgcgaaatgagttttatgcgtaacattacattatgacaattaattattatgcgacccaaTATAGACCCATTTTACATGCCTAACTGGTAACACTAGTCCAAATACCTGTCGCCATGAGACAAGAGCGTGTTAATCTAATTAGTGTTACCGgattatatataattaaaaattgtAACATTTACCATACATATTATCTACTTAATTTACAGCAATTTTCGACATGTCCGGCTTTAATAACATAGATTAAGTAGCGGAAAATTGCCTAAGTAAttctaagtaagtacctaactacccAGAAAACGGTTCGTACAATCTGATTTAATATACAACACTACAAGTATATTCTAGTACTTCCA encodes the following:
- the LOC134653607 gene encoding uncharacterized protein LOC134653607, which encodes MVLSVRWLVICSVLLVMRQADCAVPHEDSSEASTEVSVVSVSSSSSTEVHEGSGDDPLELSVTSVAKNETREALKTDGSEQDPVVFLSEKNSYIPVSIKPRSPPADTPWREPPAWEREYRRHRTNGSRVQYIEAECQDDFMKIRVGFNGSFAGLVYSAGYSYDPDCMYINGSGRDYYEFYIQLNRCGTLGRNSQHDDSRKHPTKNLMWNTITVQYNSLIEEELDEHFKVTCEYGYDFWKTVTFPFLDVEVATGNPVVFTLQPPECYMEIRAGYGASGARVSGPVRVGDPLTLLIYMRSSYDGFDIVVNDCFAHNGATKRIQLIDEHGCPVDDKLISRFRGSWSEAGVFETQVFAYMKTFRFTGSPALYIECDVRMCHGRCPSQPCHWRNMKSVRRRSVEPPAPPQLSENISLFQSLRVLQEGEEDSELATRSGSVEGQTCLKTSALSAMLVSCGVLIAALVGALLVAARGWRRREARTPHHAYVPHKGRIK